ataagatttactATTTAGTGCGACAAAGATAAACTAACCCATTGCTTGCATGGATAAAATCTAAAACTATCCCTATAATAAGTCCATTGAATGGATGAAAAATTACAAATGCCTTATTACTGAATATAATAAGGGcatttaaatctatttttaaattatattatttaaatagaattaacTATTTAGTGCAACATGATAAATTGACCCATTATCTAAGtggataaaatataaaattacccTTGTAATGGATCGATCGAGTGGATGAAAATCTATAAATACCCTATTAATGTAAGGgcatttaaactaatttttaaactatattccactaaatttcatttaaattttttaattttttatacatatataacattaatttaaattgtacAGAAACAAAAACAGGAAACGCATATAAtatgaaacaaaaatagaaaaatgatatttaaaaaaataaaaaatagacgtgtgaaaaaatgtataaataaataaaatataaatttaataaaaaacataaatttcattatcTATTCAagcaaatataaatacaagttatttttatttataacgtGGTGTGAAAtaacttctaaatatttttaaaattatggagacgacttgaaaatattttattaatatttcttagCATTTTgggataaaaaaaactcaaaaatgccCAAACAACACCATTTCAGTGCTTAGTCACCttctagtatatatatatatatatatatagacacagaGAGAGATGGGGTTGTTGAGATTCTGTTGTTTGTTTGGCATTTCAACTTAAGAAGCATAGAGGATGAAACtccatttaaaataaattaaaaaaaaatggaagaaaagaagTATAGGATTTACTGACGTGGGGTGGAAGATCATGAGGATCCATGTCTGTGCAGGGATTCAACTCCATTAGATTTgcctatcatcatcatcaacccAAAGAACAAAACGTGAAAGAAAGCAGTGATGATGCATCACCACTACTCATTGATGTGCATTTTTCTATGGTTTATTTGTTGGTTCGATCATGACATACAAACAGACAATTTTTTCATGGATAGCTGGCAGCCCTGCCTGTCcaccccccttttttttttagtgttgGATTCTCCCGTTGGTTTGAGTTTGATTAGATTTTgccttttaaaaaatgattagCAAACACGAAATTTATGCGATTCGATTATTTTGTGTGATCCTTATTTATAGGGAGAAGGAAACAATTTTTATTACGGAAAAAATTGATGTGATATAATTGTTTAGACCTCACAAACTTATAAACCCCGATACACCCAATTATCATATCTCtatcatgaaaaatattatttaatagaGATATTATATATCTATTCAAAATTTCTCGTGCTTGGAACTTGGGCCTAATGACCTAAGTTCTTTGTCGCCACTATACTTCTatgaaaaaattcatatttggattttctttaaaattatctAGACCAAGTTAAATTTTGATAACGaactcaaatataaaaattgagaCATTCCTTAATACTAACTAATAgctaaaaatgaaaagaaataaacaaaaaaattgaaaacaaaagacTTCCACCAAACAAGTCCTTAGTGTTGCTTCTTTTTCCGTTTTCTTATTTGAGGTTGTTGATGATTTATCGATCTAATTTTCGATTATACATCTTTTGCTATATAATTATTGGACATCGACTATTCCTTTCACGAAAGCCTCTCAATCTTCTTTTACATAACTAAATCGTCTTAATTAAGTTTCATATATATTATCTTCAATAAAAGTCacagtaattttattataaacaatctcatatctaattttatattttcttatatagttacacatctattttaatattttcaattttatattttaggggtgagcaaaattgaaccaaatcgaCCAAAATTACCGATTCAATTTGGTTTTAACTAAATATCGAttcatttcaattattaaatttgataatttttgttattttagtttagttaggcttttgtattgaaaaaaaaaaactaaaataaccgGACCAacaaaaattttgtatttttacaaaattttggcatttttttttagtttgttcaGTTTTTTCGatcaattagatttttttttttattttcgttttgTTTGGCTTGTTCGGTTTGATATTTTTACACAAGTTTGGTCTATCTTATTTTAACATTTCTATACCGAATACTCACTCTTAATTATTAACATGTTGCGTCATACAATAAAACTAAcaatctcaaataattcaaataactattttcttaagaattaattattataaaaataatttaataacgcAATACTACTACTATATAAGAATTCTCAATAATTGATTAAGGTTAAGAAAGTTTGACTTGATTAAGATTAGGTTGACATGAGTACTTAAGCTCTCACTAATTACTATCTTGTGATGATGTCAGATAGCAAGATTTGGGAACAGCGTGGGGGAGAGTGGCATTAGCAGTGTACCCCTCTTGGCAGGCAGGAATATTCCTTGAAGATAGCAAATCCAACACCAAGATGCCACGCCGGCAATTCAGTTTCTAATCatcacaaaaataagaataagatatttttattatatattggaTAAAAGAGATGGTTTGGAATATTGAGTGGGTcccaaaatttgatttttttaaattaaatgattaattttgagtaattaCTTTTTATtccatttgattttttattttatttctggtagtttagtttttaattgatttttgaaaggtaggtaaaattgcaaattttaaatgatatataatatggTTTTTTTGTGAggttacatttaaatttttgatcgAACAAAGTTAAGCAAGAGTGAACATTTGGTCGGTTCGATTATTGAATCGATTGAAATGTTTAAACTAAATTGATCGAAGTTgtgtaaaaaattgaattgaattaattgaataaatctaaaattgaaaaaatcgaacaaataaaaaaaatataaaaaaagaaaaaatggaacaaatagaaaaaatctaaaacaaaaaattgaacaaaccgtaaaaaacccaaaaaatcaaaaaatagaaaattttaatcAGTTccgttattttaatttttcaatacaaaaatcaaatcgaatcgaAATAACTGGAATTGTCAAATTTGATAATCGAACCGATTTGACCCTTAGTTAAAACATAATTGAATTGACAATTTGGTCAGTTCAATTTGGTTATTTCGATTAAACTggacttttaaaatttaaggtGTTTGGTTTGTCTGAATTTATAAACAAGATCGTTTGTGGTTTGATTCTAAGCTCATTTTGTTATAATGTGTGTTTTTGTATGATcaaattatttgtcattataaatttaaatattatactaaaatacactaatttttttttgtatattttacaTAAACAATCTCATTTATGctctaacttttttttattattttgtttgcatatgcatgtgttttatttttttcattaattaagtcattgaagatatttttaaaaattcaatactTTAAACATAGAGTCTAATATTTactaaatcataaaataaataatccaaattcAATCTCGAAAAGATTCAAAATCGACAAATTTATACTTTTCTTTTGATGGAGTTACAACCAAGCTCGATTCAAATCCAACTCAATaagattttaagtaaataaagTTAAGTATAATTAATAGGTGATTAGATTACTTTCTCAGAGTAGTATAAATGGTTCACCACATATATTCAGAAGTTTGAAATATCGAAATATCGTGGATACGATTTTACTTTTGTAAGAGAATAAGTGATTAATTGTATTTATACGAATGATCGGACTTTTGGACTTCAACTCTCGACAAATTTATTCATTCACATAAAAACGTGGAGTAGATGAACCATAAATTACAGAAATAATGAGATAAGTTCTGGTTAAAGACTAATTGTGATCCATTCATTGTTTGAAATTTTCACCTTAAGAAAAAATAggcaattaattattaatgattagAGATGCAAGTCATCAACGATTGTTAAAAAGAGAAAAGCAAGATTAGACAGAATTAGAAAGTGACGGTTAGATAAATGGGTTAGAATACAGTTACAAATTCTAAATTGGGGAAGGGGCTGTCCAGTGGGGGTGGGCCCCGCAAAATGTTCTCTTGTTTGTGGGGACATATTATAGTGActgtcatttttatttatttaataaataataatattacagattaaattaatttttctatccTCAAAATACGTTACATATATGtgcacacacagatatatacatatattcatgcATACAAGTACACATacgtatatatacacacacataaagcacacatatgtatatacatcCATATACACACTTATATAGGCATATATataagcaaagaaaaatatacatgcatacgtacatatatacacatatatacttatatgggagcatgtaaatatatatgtacatatacatacacatacatatatatttataattcagacatatatttatatatacaagcaaacaccaaaaaataaaatcaaaaattatttttatgcaaAACATTTTATACTAAAAAACTCATTgtaatgttttttctttttcatcgtCTCCCTTATTCCTCCAACTTTTGTCCTATAGTTTAGCTTCGAAAATACTATTTACACACTTATCTATGATATTTTTAacgatatttatatattaatataatataaaatataacacattaatatataaatattataaaaatatcaactaACCATAAATTATAcactttaaattctaaattctaaaaatgGCACTTTCAATTTGTTTCTTTACTTCACTATTGATTTGATTTGTCATAGGTTGGGAATGTGGGGCCCACTAAGTAAAAGCTAAGCTATGTCGTTTGTTTCATGTGTTTTTATGCATGAAAACAtgcttttaattaatatatgatagtttttttaaaaaaatttaaaatgtattattttggatattttctaaaaaaattaaaaacccaatTTAAATCATtccatttataaatttaaatcaaaatagttcaacatcttaatcaaattttacaAGCGATATcattaatgtattttaattaaaatttataaatcttaTAAGACGTGACGAATCTAAATTTGACGTAAATTTTTAAGtaaagatattataaaatttatttttttaaaataattaatacattaatGGTAGGGGTGTGCAAATTGTCGGTTCAATAAATtcactaattaattataaatttattaattaattaaatctaattgagaaataaaataaaataaaatagattgattaatttaaaaaattaaactaatcaaaatagtataaattgaattaaatcgattaaattgaagaaatataaaaaaaattgaaaaaaattgaagtaacagataaaaaatatataaaattaaaaaaataatattattgtataaatattaaaataatattattttaaaatttaattaattcgattcttataattaaaaaattaaaaattaaacttaaaaaaaattaatcaaactgatgtaagaaagaaattaaatcgaGCCAATAAATTGGTTTAATTCGATCcgattatttgaataaattaaatttttgttactcccaaattaaaagactaaaaactgtaaatttaagctaaataatatattaaaatatgaggAAATAAACTATGAAAGTGACATGGCttatcaaaaaggaaaatgtCCCATCAAAAAGAGGCAGCCACATGCAAACGAAGGACTATAAGTCGGCCGACTTGTGGGGTCTCCTATATATTTGGCCCTATTTTTGTCCTCTTTGTggatcaaaacaaacaaaataaaatgtgaGCCttcacttaaaatttttatgtgttaCGCTCCATGCCATACCTCTTTCACCAAAGCATGCCCACGATTTAATCCcggtatttttatatttttgatgtgattattaatttttttattattttaatatgtttttgagtaatttaatttttataatttaatattttttatgtgataattaaaattttttattatcttcattatatatttgtataagtatttttaagtcaatttaactcatgtACTTCAAGGTGAACATTATAATATGATGTATActttatcaaaatataagaattaaattgactaaataAATGTAAGTATAGAAATACaatcgaaacaataaaaaatttaaattatcatatgaaaaaaatcaaaatatatggagttaaattgactaaaaaattgcaagtttaagagtataattgaaataataaaaagtttgagtAGTCGCacaatcaaaaaaaataaaaatatgagaataaaaatataaatttacccccaaaacatttgagaaaatatgttttatatcaATTTTTCATTTGGAATAATGATTTAGCTCACTAATACTCATGCATTATAGACTGTGGTTATGGTCCATCTTCTTTCCAGTTCCCCAAAAGCCTCCTAAATCCAACACCCACACTCATAAAGTCGTATTGGCATGAAAGTGTAACTATCCAAATACATAACAGGTATCACACACACATCGTCATCCCAAATATTTGCTTAGACCAACTAGGTGTGAAATCATTTCCTGGAACCCAGATTACACATAGGAAGATTCTGCATTAGAAATTAAACTAGGCGAAATTCAGACCGACCCCATCAACCACCATATTTTGATGTGGATCTTGTGGAGATTGAGATGTGGAAAACTATAGACACAGAACCAAACAGTTGGCATCACTGATCAAACTAAACTATATATTACAAATCTGTGCTTTGATCGTATATCTCACAGAATCAATCATtggttcattttattttttctcaggCTTTCGTCATCCATGGATCTCCACTTAAGCTCtggcttaattatatataagccGTTGCTTGGGAAAGTCTTCATCATCAATCTCTCTCAGCCTTCTTCTCCAAGAAAATTCAGTCTCTCTCTTTTCCCGAGAAAGCTAGCTAGAGATATGGCTGTGGAGATTGAGCAACCATCCGTTAGATTGTCAAGAGTTGCAGTCTCTGAAACTCATGGAGAAGACTCCCCATATTTTGCAGGATGGAAAGCTTACGATGAAAACCCTTACGATGAACTAAGCAACCCATCTGGAGTTATCCAGATGGGTTTAGCAGAAAACCAAGTAAGCTAAGTTTTATCTATTTGATCCATAATAATAAGCTGATCAAGAAGTAATTATTCTTCAGTTTGAATCCGTTCAAACTAATTGTGAGTTGCctaattaattttcttgtaatttcttTGCAGGTTTCATTTGATTTGCTGGAAGAATACCTGGAGCAGCATTCGGAAGTGGCTAGCTGGGGCAAGAAAGTTTCTGGGTTCAGAGAGAATGCCTTGTTCCAGGATTACCACGGATTGCTGTCTTTCAGAAAGGTTCGATCAAGTACCATTAATTTGTTAGGTAATCAGTTCTAAACACTGCCAGAGGCGATGAATTCTAACTAGAATTGCATATTTCAGGCAATGGCCAGCTTCATGGGAGAGGTAAGAGAGGGAAGAGCAAGCTTCGACCCTGATAGGATTGTGTTAACAGCTGGCGCCACTGCCGCTAACGAGCTCCTAACGTTCATTTTGGCCAATCCCGGCGATGCTTTGCTTGTTCCGACTCCTTACTATCCTGGGTAGGAACCCACCATTTCTCGGTTTATAGCACTTGCACCTACCTACAATCCTGTAATCATAGGATAAATCtagttatattatatatatcgcACAATATTAGTATGGTTAATTAACGACTGATCTAAGGGACCTATTGTATATCTATGGGAATTAAATCTCTTGAATGTGAGTGAATTTTGAACAGTTATATCTAAGAATATTCTTATCGTTATGGTACAGATTTGATAGAGATTTGAGGTGGAGAACAGGCGTCAAAATCGTACCGATTCACTGCGACAGTTCCAACAATTTCCAAGTCACTGCCGAAGCTCTGGAAGCTGCATACAGAAGCGCAGAAGCCATGAGCGTCAAAGTGAGCGCTGTTCTCATCACAAATCCATCGAATCCATTAGGCATCACCATTGATCGACCGGTCCTCGACGAGATTCTCAACTTCGTCGGCCGGAAGAACATCCACCTCGTCTCCGACGAGATCTACTCCGGCTCCGTCTTCTCCTCCGGCGAATTCGTCAGCGTCGCCGAGGTCCTCCAATCCCGAGATTTTAAAGACGCCGAGCGCGTCCACATTGTTTACAGCCTCTCCAAAGATCTCGGCCTGCCGGGATTCAGAGTCGGCACGATCTATTCGTACAACGACGCAGTCGTGAATACGGCGAGGAGAATGTCGAGCTTCACTCTGATCTCGTCGCAGACGCAGCAGCTCCTGGCCGCCATGCTGTCCGACGACGAGTTCACGAAAAATTACGTGAGAACGAACCGGGAGAGGCTGAGGAAGAGGTACGAGAAGATCATATTGGGGCTTAGAAATGGCGGAATCGAGTGCTTGAAGGGGAACGCCGGCTTGTTTTGCTGGATGAATTTGAAGCCCTTGCTGGAGAATGCTACGAGAGAGAGTGAATTGAAGCTCTGGAAATCGATCTTGAATGAGGCGAAGCTGAACATTTCTCCGGGCTCGTCCTGCCATTGCTCCGAACCAGGCTGGTTTAGGGTTTGCTTTGCCAACATGAGCGAGAAGACGCTGGAAGTGGCTCTCAAGAGAATCCATAATCTCATGGAAAATACGAAAATAAGCCTTCACAATGTTATCTCTTTTTAGGTGTTCGCTTATTTAAtagtatacaaatatatatatatattagtttgaTACTTTGCATTAATATTTTGCACATCTAAATTTACACACAATATAACACATCACCTCACAATGTCACAACAAATGTCAAACTTTAAgcatccaaataatattttagatatatatatccaGCAATTATAATTAGTTTTTCGAAAAGCTCAATAATAAGTTAGTAGGCCACGCAAAATGGAAGTCCAAGAAAAGTCCAGAGCAATTGTGAAGGGGCACATATGACATATCAACTCTCCCGATCAATAAAGACTCACTTGGACAACTTTCTCGTAAACTACTCTTATTTGGGCCATTCTCAAGTTTTTTCAGACAACATATCGATCACAAGCCGTAAGACGAACAATTCATCTACTGCACACGATTGTTTCAGAGTTAAGCTCAAAAAGGCCTTGGTGATAAATTGTTGCATGCCTTCTAACTACGTTTTGCCTTGTAAACATTTATCTAGGGTATATATCAACTCTCCCGAACAAGGAAAACTTTGCATAAAACAACTTCTTCCAAACTATTCTCACCCAGAAGATTGTAGTTCTCCTAGACTACCTTTCTTTTCAGGCACCAGATTGTAGTTCTCCTAGACTACCTTTCTTTTCAGGCACCCTAGGCTATATATCCTGGACAATAGATTGAGTCCCTACTTCTCCCACAGATTTCTTTCGGACAAGACTTATCTTTTCGACTTCTTATTGAgcttttctaaaaataaattttaattgttgtaatccaacaacaataatattgtTTCCGGAAGTATAATTCATGAATGATgtcacataatttaaaaatataaatgaagataatGTGACAGGTTCTTATGTTATTAGGTGGTTTTGTAAATAACCCATCAACTAGTTGACATTTTTAATGTGGCCAAATTATTGTTTAGTTATTTGTGGTAATTTTTATTCAaggaattttgataaaataacgtattttttaattccttctCGTTCCGGTCGTCTTTGTTTGTTTGCGTGGTTGGATGCCTTACTTTTATTGCGTGAAATTGCCGGCCGACTGTTTGTTCTACCAAACACTGTCTCCTCTGCCATAGGCCGAAGACACCTGGGCTGCCCAAGTTCATGTGCTCTCTCGCCTTACAACAAATTACATTTTATAAGATGACGTGGCACTCCAAAATTACTTAAATGCCCCTCCAAGGAAGTCAAATCTAAATTTGGCGCTTACCCTAATTTCTAAGGCCGAATTTATGTCTGAGCAACTCTGGCCTGCccacaataaaatttaaattttg
The sequence above is a segment of the Diospyros lotus cultivar Yz01 chromosome 7, ASM1463336v1, whole genome shotgun sequence genome. Coding sequences within it:
- the LOC127805723 gene encoding 1-aminocyclopropane-1-carboxylate synthase 7-like; the encoded protein is MAVEIEQPSVRLSRVAVSETHGEDSPYFAGWKAYDENPYDELSNPSGVIQMGLAENQVSFDLLEEYLEQHSEVASWGKKVSGFRENALFQDYHGLLSFRKAMASFMGEVREGRASFDPDRIVLTAGATAANELLTFILANPGDALLVPTPYYPGFDRDLRWRTGVKIVPIHCDSSNNFQVTAEALEAAYRSAEAMSVKVSAVLITNPSNPLGITIDRPVLDEILNFVGRKNIHLVSDEIYSGSVFSSGEFVSVAEVLQSRDFKDAERVHIVYSLSKDLGLPGFRVGTIYSYNDAVVNTARRMSSFTLISSQTQQLLAAMLSDDEFTKNYVRTNRERLRKRYEKIILGLRNGGIECLKGNAGLFCWMNLKPLLENATRESELKLWKSILNEAKLNISPGSSCHCSEPGWFRVCFANMSEKTLEVALKRIHNLMENTKISLHNVISF